The nucleotide sequence TTCAAAAACCTTAGATTCCATTCCTGAAAAAAAAACTTGATTCCCTGTTTAGCAGTCCAGACAGCCACAAAGTGCCTAGATGGAAAAACAGAGCAGAACTAGTCGTTCGTTTAGGCTGTCTCCAATGGTTCCCAAATAGCCAGTCTCGAAAGAATTCTATTGGCTATTAAGAAGAGAGATCAAATAGCTAGCGACTCCCAATAGTTAGTCTAACACTATCTCCTACAAACAACTCTCTCACGGCTCCAATAACCCTGCACTAAAGTAttcattttttattatttctaaAGCTAGATGCGCCCTTAGGGCGTCCTCAGTGACCGGCTACGTCGCCAGGTTCGTCCGACGTGGAAGTATTAAACAATGAAAAAAGCATCTCTCTAGCAACGAGATAATCGGCAGGCTATTTCACTGGGATGGAGGAACTGTGAGAGCAGGATTTACGGCAACGCTCTGCAGGTGGGGATGAAGAAAATAAGATAATAATTTTCTCACTCTCTCACTTTCAGCTAAGCTAGTGAAATCGATCGTATCACTGGGACGCCCTTAGTCTCCAATTCGCTGGAAATTCCCCACCAATCTCCTCCAATCCCTTCGGTTGGAGACTAACTGCGATCGGTGAAGTCAACACTGGAGAGTCCCAAATTAAAACTTTTTTTTAAGACCGAAGGCTACAAATTAAAAATTACATCTTCTTGCGCATGGCGATGCGAAGCATCACGAACTGCTGGTGATGCGGTTGCCCGTTGGCGCCGCCGCCGACACCGACGCCGCTGTCGACCTGGTCCATCTTCCGCTTCCCAGACATCCTGGACAGGTCACGATTTGGTGACGGAGACGATGGGATGGGACGATTTGATCAGCCGTGCGGCGGCCGGCGATGGGGCCGGGGAGAAGCGGAACGTTGGTGATTTCTGATATTGGGAATCGTCGAGGCTGAGCGACCGAGGAAGCCATGATTCGTCAACGCGTTACGCGTACTAGGACGTGACGCGCGCGGACGTCACGTTTACGGCGGACGCCGGCATGGGCCGTCTGGCCACTGGCCTGCATCGGCCCATCACAGAAGAGGGCagaggatttttttttaaacAGAGGGCACATAGGCTCAGCACGGCAAGCATCCGCTCACTCAGTCCTCACTCGCGCTCGGCACgcaggcgacggcggcggcgctcccagGCTCGGCGTCGGGCCGCCGTGAGTGGCTCTCCGGATCCAGCGGCGGCTCCCGCCTCTGTCCAGTCGCCTCGCGCCGCCTCCGGTCCTCCGCACACCGGCCGGCCACCCTGCGGGCGCGCCTCCCGCTCCCCTCCCGCCTCCGGTGGACCGTCGACGGCGCCCGGCGGGGAGCGGGAGCCGGCAGCAAGGCAGCGCCCGCCCGCGACTCCCCACCGGGCACCGGCCCTCCGGCAGCGGCAGCGCCTGGCGCCCGCCCGCGGCGTAGAGATTGCGGCTTGCCCGGCTGCTCCTGTGGGCTCCGCCCTACCTCATTGTCTGGGCTGGGTCCGCCTTACGATTGGCGACGACGCAAACCTTGGGCGACGCGACGTCGGCGGTGACTCCCCCTCGCCCCCTCCGCAGAATTGAAGGTGAGCTAGCTCAGAACCCACCCACTCCCGAGATCTGGACGTGTTCTCTCTATGAGTTGATGATGCACCGAGTTTCTTTCTAATTGAATGATCAATCGGTAACAGATTCCGATGTTGGGGGGCAAATTACTAGCTCGCGCGCCAGATTTGCTATACCCCACATACCACGGATGGGGATTTCATAGCTCAGCTTCAACCATAATGAGCTACATCAAGCTTGCTCCCGTCACATGCCTTGCTCTCGGAGTACTGTTATCTGTTTTCATCGTCTTCCTAATGCATCGGCGCCGCCCCCAGCTCCAGTCATTGATGTTCGAGGGCAGCTTGAAGTTCGGCGGCGGCTGGAAGATATCATACCCGCTCCCGCTGGAGTTTGGTTATAAAGAAATACTGCTTGGCATTATGGAAGATGATGTGATTGGCGTGGGTGGGTCAGGAAAGGTGCGCCGCGTCCACCTCAACAGGCGCAAGGATCGCCAGTACCAGACCGTGGCTCTGAAGGAGCTCAGGAGGAAGAGGAACCAGGCTGGAGAGGAACTGCTCGACAAGCTGTTCGATGCTGAGGTGAATACACTGGGCCTTATGCGCCACCCCAACATCATCACCCTGTTCTGCTGCATCACCGGCATCTGGACTAGCCTGCTGGTCTACGAGGATATGCAGAACGGTAGCCTGGACCAGTGGCTGCACAAGTCCACGGGCCGGCTGGACTGGCCGTCTAGGGTTGGCATGGCCACCGACACTGCGAGAGGCCTGAGCTACATGCACGACCAGGCCATCATCCACCGCAACGTCAAGTCCAGCAACATCCTGCTTGACCACAACTTCAAGGCCAAGATTGGTGATTTCGGACTTGCCCGGGTACTTGCCAAGCCTGGTGAATCGGAGGTGGCGTCTGCCATATGTGGAACACCTGGTCATATTGCTCCAGGTTAGCAACCTAACGTCCTGAGCTTCTAATTCTTCCTCTCCAAACGTATTGCTAACAATTTTTTGTGGAAAGATTAAATCGACACAAAAATTTAGATGAGACATTTTCTTttcattaaaaaaaaataaatcaaaaCACACTCTAGGCGATTTCATTACCTACAAGGCAAAGGCATCGATAAGTGCATATGCAGCTTTGTTTTAACCAAGGACCATAACTAGTTTACCCGACCAATGGTCAATCCACCATGTACTTGGCAGAGGTTACACCATGTGAGGATTCGGAAGGCTTGAGACAAGCCTCATTTATCTCTCTGATACACAATTGGCAAAGATACATGTGTAATTGTCTATAAATTTGTTAGCAGAGGGCAAGCATCAGGGTATGGAAGGCTACTTCTTTTTGCAGAGTAGGATATATGTAAGGTTTTGGTGCCATATCATGCAATTCCAATGTGCTCAGCATCTCCGGATCATCTCTGGTGTTTGGTTTGTAGAATGAGGTAGTTCATCATCGTCTCGCACTTCCGTTTTTTGTCTGATTTGTGGAATGTAATGATGAGTTGATCAATCATCAACTCATTTCACTAAATTTGATGAATAAAACCATTCCACTAAATTTGAGGAATTGATTCACGATATCATCTCATAAATGGGTTGATTGACCAAATCAAACACTCCGTAAGTCTTTTAAGCTGAATAACCGTGAAAGAAACAAAATCTGTCTGCTTCAAGTGTCAGGCAATTAGCATCAGCTTTACCTAGCGGTAAGAAAAGAACAGTGGACGCGAAGGTTTATAGGAATATTCGAGACAAAATCTTGGTAACCGTCCGATCCAGTAAATTTGTCCTTGACCTGAGTGTATGTTCATATGCCAATGATGAGAAGTGCATGTTGGCAGCTCCCCCTGTGCTGTTGATCAAAAAAAGAAGTGCATGTTGGAAAGGTTCTATGAACTTGTAGCTGTATAAATAGTGTTCTGATAGCGGGTTTGTATTCTAAAACCATGTGACACTGTGTGATCAATTGGACTCGAGAGGTCATGAAATCCTCAGTGGAAAATCCTTTTTTTTATAAGGCAGTGGAAAATAATTGGAGCAATTGTAGTTCCTCTTTCTCTGAGATTTCTGTGTACAAATCACACATGGACCCTTTGGCCTGGACAATCGTCATACAGCATTACTTCATTTCATCGCCAAAGCATTATTCACGTTGTTGTCATGGTGGCACTGGCACACTATACTTATTCCTGATTCCTGAAAATGGGATTGTGACACCTGTAAAATATGTAATGGAGTGTTTTTTAAAACAAACTAGCAGAAAATATGCATGTTGTAAGGAAGGGTAAAAAACGGTGTCATTCAACAATGGGATTCGATAGTCGGCCCATTTGAACCGTTATATTCGTGTCATGCAAATTTTAGAAGCCCAAAGGTTCCAAGCAGTGTGACAATATTTTGGAAGAAGTCCAATTTACCTCCCTCAACTATCATGGTCGTCTGATTCTCCTCCCTGATCTATGAAACTAGTTTTTTAAACCCACTAACTTttgaaaaccgttcacttttgCACGCTGTTGATTTTGATAGCGGTTTTGCTGATGTGGCGCCAGGGGGTAAATCGGACTAAATTAAAAGTTCAAGGTAAATCAGACTAAAATATTGCCGAACTACATATAAGCATCGTCGGATTGAAGCATCGTCAGCACCATAGTGGGCACCCTGTTCCCTACCCTAGATAAATTATCAAAGTATCTCTGTTAGCCTACGTCTGTGTGGCTGCATGCCCCCTGCCGCACacatgcatgtatgcatgcatCCTTTGTTTCATATTTAATTAAGTTTTATAAACTATTAAATTTAATTAAGTTTTAATGTAATGAATTATGGAGCGTAACGTGGCATGAAATCTAGATGGTAGCACACATGTCATGATATTTGTATGGATATAATCAAGTGACATGAAAAGATATTTCAAGCTCAGCACCAACATAGAGCATGATTTTTAGGGGAAAAATCtgaaactagtttcatatttttctgagctaAAACAAATTTTGTAAGATTAAATCGACTTTTAGGATATTTAGTTGTATTTTtcatgtaaaaatatatttgggtgagttttaatttttttataaatttttataaatttgtTATAAAAAATTTCTAGTCCGATTTACCTCTTTGAACTTCGATCTTAGTCTGATTTACCCTTTTGATGTGGCGCTacattagcaaaaaaaaaaacaccatcAAAACCAATCAAGGGCCCGGTtcatttcgctgaaaaaacaagctgaaacatcgttttggctgatttattgtaagagaaaaacactgttccagttgAAAAGACAAaccgaaaagtacggattataagacaaacgaacatgGCCAAGGTGAAAAAGTGAACTGTTTTCTAAAGTTGAAGAACGTTAAAAACTGGTTATGTAAAAAGAACGAAAATCTGATAGTCGCTATATTTGAGGGAGATAAATTATACTTTTCCCAATATATTTTCACAGCAGATCGCGGAGTCGGTGAGCTTTGTCATGGTCGAATGGTCTATCCACCGCTGCGGCCACGTTGTCCAGACAGCGGGCCCGAATGATTCTATGGGCCGAGCGGGATATACTGGGCCGAGCCTCGAAATGGCTCACCGCTTGGGCTGCCAGCGCACAATCCTCCGTGGCCTGGGGATAAAGCTTTGTACAGCACAAGTGGTGAAACAAAGAAGGGAATTACGGGTAGGGTTACTGCCGGTTAATTAACAGACTTTACTGTTAAAAAAAAGGGCTTGCTAAGTTACAAGTTGATCTCGGCAAGCATTAGCATTTACTACTAGCAGCAGTGAAGATAGGATGGCGGATGCGCGACGACCATTGGTTGGTTCCACTTGTGCAGCTGCTTGTTCATCAGAGCTCGGTGTGCAGGACGACGGACTCGTCCTTCCCctgctcgtcgtcctcgtcgtctgGGTGCTATATGTGTCTGACTTGCTAGTCGCTTTGCCTCCTGAAATGTATTCTGGAGCGGTATATCCTCTGCACAATAGTACAACAGTTTGATGCACATGACATAATAAAGAGTTTATACATATGAAAGAATTTGGAACTTACTATGATATGAGACGTGTAGTTGTAGCTAGTGAGTCACTTTTGGGTCTAGATAGACCAAAATCTGTAATTTTGGGCACCATGAGGTCATCTAGTAGTATATTGCCTGGTTTGAGATCCATGTGAATGATTTCCTTATCCTTGTGGAGATAATGCAGACCCCTGCAAATTCCGATAATTATTTGGTAGCGTGTTTGCCATTCGAGTCCCCTCAATTCATCTGAAGAAATAAAAGATGAAAACATAGTGTTTTAGAAGGTGGTAGTCATCAATATTTGGTTTATGATTACTAATTGTTGGTGCACATCTATACCACACACCAATGTGCTACCATGAACATCCCTGCAAAATCTAGCTTAAATGGTTTGCAAAGGGAACCTATTGAAACCTATGAGTGCCTCTAGAGGAGGAACACATAGGGGAGGCTCTCCTCGGGATGTTTTAGGGTCGGCAGACCACCTAGAATGCCAACCACCATCAAGACAAATGATGAACATCAACTAACGAGGTTGGAAAAGCTAGAattcgaaaaatataaaaatattggATTGATACGTGTTAGACAGCCGCATATGCACTTGGGCCTTTAGCCCATTATGGCTAATTATAGATTGATTAATGTAAATAGGAATAGGAATCGTATCACATTGTCTACTCACTTGGGGTGTTACTCTAATATACCCTATATATGTACCCTGCCTATTAGCCTCCTAATCAATCTATCAATTTCCCGTGCAATACTTGCTTTCACAGTATCATACGCCTAGCTAGGTTTCCTCCTTCCGCTGCCCTAGCCCGCACGCCTCCCGGCTGCACACCCTTCCCCGTCGCCAAGCCTGGCTCCGCTCCACCTGCTGCCGATGCTGAGGCCGCCGCCAACAGGAGGCTATCCAGGCCGCCGCTCTCCCACGCGCCCAGGCCGCCGAGCAGGAGGCCGCGGCCGCGCCCAGGAGCACGATGACAATTAAGGAAGTAATTTCTTATTTATTATTGAAGCAAAATAAATTGTTTAAATTTTGAGCATTATAATAGAATACTAATTATCATATTCCTCAATTCAGGAGGTATGAAGTGCTAGCCTCTAGAGGGAGGAAGCCAGAGATAAGGATTAGATCAGCTTTCCACTGTGAACAAGGAATTTTTGCAGTTCATTTGAGATTTATGTGAGCACAACAAAAGAAAACTTTAGAGATTACAGATAAAATAAATACATAATTAATGAATTACTCCTGTTTTTTTTTATGTATGACGTTGGTTAGCTCAAATTTGAACTAACCAATGTCATACATAGAGAAATTGAAGGGTGAAGCATATAACTTTTGTGAAATTCTGTACCTAACCGTGTCTGCCTCAAATCAAATCAGTAAAATATCACACAATCCATTTGTAGTAATCAAAAGTCACACATGCGTACCTGGAATCTTCATGAACTGTCTCTGTGTACAGTCCCTGGGATGTTTGCACAACCTGCATTTCTATTTATGAAAGATAACTCTGTATGTAGGCGGCCCGCGGCTATCAACAAGTGTAAGTTGAggatttgtaaaaaaaaaaaaaaaagtaccaGCAGCATAAGCAATAAGCCTGCGCTCATATATCGGTGCCTTTGACAGTGAAAGAAAAGGTTTCTGAAATAACAAGTTTATACGCTGAAAACAGTTGATGCTAAAACAGTCACTTGATATACAGATCTAAACTGAAATTTTGCTCTCATTTTCATTCTCGTTATCAATCATACAAATGATATTCAATTTCATTTTTCTAACTCGTGGTCCAAGTGGCTCACTGGTATATTATACATACTAATAAAGGAAACACTAGGGATGCATTTTTTCCCCCAATATGGATCAACAGATATTTCATTCGCATTAACTCACTGGTACGTAGAGATTATATATATGTTAAACCTATCATCTcatgacacacacacacacacacagagagagagagaggccacTTTAGGTTAAAATAATCTAACAAGCCACGCtacagaggggggggggggggggggggttgcaaACCGCTATTGAATTTCATGAAGATTTTCATTATTTGCCACTAAAAATTTTTCCAGCCAAAAATTACCCATCGTAAAACATCTAATCCATTATATTAATCCTCACTAGAAATGCAAGTTATGTCCCCGTCTTCTTCCTCTCACAGCCCTCTTGCTGTCACACACTCACACATAGTGCCCACCTGGCTTCAGCCTTTTTTTTCGTGAACAAGGCTATGCGtctgtttttcattaagagggaaGAAGGGAATTAAAACAACAGAAGCAGTGAACTGTTGGCTTGCGAGTAGCCCCGTAGGTTAAATGaagaaggttaaagtattaaAAAAATGCACAAAGATATACCAGATTTGAGCTGGATAAAGGTGGTGTCTGCCTTTCCACTTGTGGGTTTCGTTGATTTTGCTGAGCGGACAAGGTCTTAATAGCAAACTGCAATTGTGGCTCAATTGGTCCCTTCTTCATTTTGCAGTAGTCATTCTGCTCAAACAATACCATGATCAAACAACCGAAAGGGTGAAACAGCAAGATTTACTTTTGCTCCCCAGAAATGTACTTGATCTCTAGTAGAACAAATCTTCGCAAAATAAAAGGGAAGGGGATAGCGGTACCTTGTTTGGAAATTTTCTATACAAGATCTCCTCAAGCCGCTTTGCCAGTTCTGGCACCTTATTCCACCACTCAGCTGATGTCGTCGGTTTCTTTCCTATATACTCGAATCTGCCGATTTAAGATTAAGAACAGTATAAAAAAAGTAAGTCATATATATGTTCTATCTGAAAAAATCAGTCACAAACCTAAACTTTGGGGTGCTTAGGAAGGTGATTCAACTAATTTCAAAATACAAAAGGAAGTCAATAACTTAAATATCCTTAAGAATAGTCAAAACCTCAGTCCCATACCTTCTACAGGGTTCACAAAATCAGCCACATGCACTAAAAAATGCTGGGGTACAGGGGTTTTGTACTGGAATTCAACTAGTGTGAAAATTTATGTGCAACTCCTCATGAGAAGGGAAGACAATAACATGAGTAGTACTTACTAAGTACAATATATCTATATTCAGTAACATACATAAGTAGTACTAAGTGTAAAAACTCCGTTGTCGCCTTGGTCATCACGGAAATTAGGAAATAAGTATTGTCGAAAAAAAATTGATAACGGGCACACTTCAAAAACCTTGGATTCCATTCCTGAAAAAAAACTTGATTCCCTGTTTAGCAGTCCAGACAGCCACAAGTGCCTAGATGGAAAAACAGAGCAGAACTAGTCGTTCGGTTAGGCTGTCAACAATGGTTCCCAAATAGCTAGTCTCGGAAGAATTCTATTAGCTATCAAGAAGAGAGATCAAATAGCTAGCGACTCCCAAATAACTAGTCTAACACTATCTCCTACAAATAACTCTCTCACGGCTCACATAACCCTGCACTAAAGTAttcattttttattatttctaagtctTGTCTAGCTAGCTACGCCCTTAGGGCGTCCTCAATGACCGGCTACGTTGCCAGCTTCGTCCCACGTGGAAGTATTAAACAATGAAAAAAGCATCTCTCTAGCAACGAGATAATCGGCAGGCTATTTCACTGGGATGGAGGAACTGTGATTGCAGGATTTAAGGCAACGCTCTGCAGGTGGGGATGAAGGAAATAAGATAATAATTTTCTCACCCTCTCACTTTCAGCTAAGCTAGTGAAATCGATCGTATCGCTGGGACGCCCTTAGTCTTCAATTCGCTGGAAATTCCCCACCAATCTCCTCCAATCCCTTCGGTTGGAGGCTAACTGCGATCGGTGAAGTCAACACTGGAGAGTCCCAAATTAAAACTTTTTTTTGAGACCGAAGGCTACAAATTAAAACTTACATCTTCTCGCGCATGGTGGTGCGCAGCCTCACGAACTCCACATCTGTCCCCGGGAAGCCGGCCGCGCCATCCACCGGCTGGTGGTGGTGCGGTTGCCCAttggcgccgccgccggcaccGACGCCGCTGTCGACCTGGTCCAGCTTCCGCTTCCCCGACATCCTGGACAGGTGACGGAGACGATGGGACGGACGATTTGATCAGCCGTGCGGCGGCCGGCGACGGGGGCGAGGAGAAGCGGAACGTCGGTGATTTCTGATCTTGGGAAATGGGAATCGTCGAGGCTGCTGAGCGACCGAGGAAGCAGCGATGATTCGTCAACGCGTTACGCGTACTAGGACGTGTTGCTGAGCTGTTTGATAAGGGAAGGAAGGCAAAGGGATAGGCGAGCATTCAATTACAGTCTGTACGTTGGCATAGGTCACCATCCGTACTAGGACGTGTTGCTGAGCTGTTCGAATTGAGGGTGGCAGAAGCACATCAGCAACAGTAAATACAAAGCAGTAGCAGGAACTGAAGCAcgaggaaaggatgaagaacggAGGTACTAGGACCGATGAATGGAGGCACGAACGCTGACCTCGGAATGCTGAAAAGGAGCGGCCACCCACGCAGGAGGAGGACAAGGTCTGTTCGtgtgttggtttcagtcagcccaaattagtcagtcaacagtgtttttctctcacaataaaccagcaccgcCCAAACCGGCCCAGAAACAAGCAGCGAACAGGCCGAGGTCAGCGTTCGCTAAATGCAACGGGCAGGGAATCGAGGACGACAGGACAGACTGCTAAATGGATCATTGAGCCCAACAGACTTTGGTAATTGGGGCGCGCCGCAGTGAGAAGCGCCGCCAGGTGGAAGCCGGAAAGTCCCTTTTCCTCTCCCCTCCGCTCTTCTGCTCGGCGGCTTCGACGTCGACCGCGGAAGCGCCGAGTCTGGTATGTGCGCGCTTCCTTCCTCTGTGCAGTGTTAAGATTTGCTCCTCTGATACTTCGACGAGTCTCTGGTTTTGCAACGTCAGTCATGGATTCATGCACTCGTCATGAATTTTATCTACTCGTTCCAATGTGACCTTGCATCAACTAACTTTAAGTCTTGATATTCATCCATACTTCCAATCACTATCACTCTATCAGCCACAAATCATGTAGGGAGCTGTCTGCTGGAACGTACATTTCATCCAGTCCTGTTGCTTTCTAACAGTTGCGTCTTATGTATTTCCTTATTTTGTGAGGCTCAATCTTATATTCAGTCAGAAAATAAGCTATCATCAGTGTCAGAGCATACAACTCATTTTACACTAATCAGGATTGCCAAATACCCCAATTATACAAACTGGAGGTTCTTTAGACCACAGCTTATTAAAAAACCATGACCAGATTAAAATAATCAATTCTTAGATAAGCGGTTTCAATCAGGGCCATTGTCTTCTTCTGTTGATATATCAATAGAAACACACATGTCGGGCGTTgttcattcaaaaaaaaaaaagaatggggCATCATTTTTGTGCTTTCCATGATCTCCTGTCCCAGCAGGTCCATCATCAGGATCGACGGGAACTTTCATTATACTGCAAACATATTTCTATCTGTATGTAATATATAAAATGTTTGAAATACCACAGTAGCaaaataggaaaataaatttaGCGCCGTAC is from Miscanthus floridulus cultivar M001 chromosome 7, ASM1932011v1, whole genome shotgun sequence and encodes:
- the LOC136466591 gene encoding leucine-rich repeat receptor-like kinase protein SUNN isoform X2, with the translated sequence MLGGKLLARAPDLLYPTYHGWGFHSSASTIMSYIKLAPVTCLALGVLLSVFIVFLMHRRRPQLQSLMFEGSLKFGGGWKISYPLPLEFGYKEILLGIMEDDVIGVGGSGKVRRVHLNRRKDRQYQTVALKELRRKRNQAGEELLDKLFDAEVNTLGLMRHPNIITLFCCITGIWTSLLVYEDMQNGSLDQWLHKSTGRLDWPSRVGMATDTARGLSYMHDQAIIHRNVKSSNILLDHNFKAKIGDFGLARVLAKPGESEVASAICGTPGHIAPEGKHQGMEGYFFLQSRIYVRFWCHIMQFQCAQHLRIISGVWFVE
- the LOC136466591 gene encoding leucine-rich repeat receptor-like kinase protein SUNN isoform X1, with translation MLGGKLLARAPDLLYPTYHGWGFHSSASTIMSYIKLAPVTCLALGVLLSVFIVFLMHRRRPQLQSLMFEGSLKFGGGWKISYPLPLEFGYKEILLGIMEDDVIGVGGSGKVRRVHLNRRKDRQYQTVALKELRRKRNQAGEELLDKLFDAEVNTLGLMRHPNIITLFCCITGIWTSLLVYEDMQNGSLDQWLHKSTGRLDWPSRVGMATDTARGLSYMHDQAIIHRNVKSSNILLDHNFKAKIGDFGLARVLAKPGESEVASAICGTPGHIAPAEGKHQGMEGYFFLQSRIYVRFWCHIMQFQCAQHLRIISGVWFVE
- the LOC136466591 gene encoding leucine-rich repeat receptor-like kinase protein SUNN isoform X3; this translates as MLGGKLLARAPDLLYPTYHGWGFHSSASTIMSYIKLAPVTCLALGVLLSVFIVFLMHRRRPQLQSLMFEGSLKFGGGWKISYPLPLEFGYKEILLGIMEDDVIGVGGSGKVRRVHLNRRKDRQYQTVALKELRRKRNQAGEELLDKLFDAEVNTLGLMRHPNIITLFCCITGIWTSLLVYEDMQNGSLDQWLHKSTGRLDWPSRVGMATDTARGLSYMHDQAIIHRNVKSSNILLDHNFKAKIGDFGLARVLAKPGESEVASAICGTPGHIAPEVTPCEDSEGLRQASFISLIHNWQRYMCNCL
- the LOC136466591 gene encoding leucine-rich repeat receptor-like kinase protein SUNN isoform X4 yields the protein MLGGKLLARAPDLLYPTYHGWGFHSSASTIMSYIKLAPVTCLALGVLLSVFIVFLMHRRRPQLQSLMFEGSLKFGGGWKISYPLPLEFGYKEILLGIMEDDVIGVGGSGKVRRVHLNRRKDRQYQTVALKELRRKRNQAGEELLDKLFDAEVNTLGLMRHPNIITLFCCITGIWTSLLVYEDMQNGSLDQWLHKSTGRLDWPSRVGMATDTARGLSYMHDQAIIHRNVKSSNILLDHNFKAKIGDFGLARVLAKPGESEVASAICGTPGHIAPDRGVGELCHGRMVYPPLRPRCPDSGPE
- the LOC136465131 gene encoding probable histone acetyltransferase HAC-like 1; protein product: MSGKRKLDQVDSGVGAGGGANGQPHHHQPVDGAAGFPGTDVEFVRLRTTMREKIFEYIGKKPTTSAEWWNKVPELAKRLEEILYRKFPNKNDYCKMKKGPIEPQLQFAIKTLSAQQNQRNPQVERQTPPLSSSNLKPFLSLSKAPIYERRLIAYAAVES